The following DNA comes from Eubalaena glacialis isolate mEubGla1 chromosome 1, mEubGla1.1.hap2.+ XY, whole genome shotgun sequence.
cttgtttcTTGGTTGAAGTTTCCAAAGGTTTATACTTCCTCTCCCAGAAAAAAGCATGAGTTCCTTGAGGAATAAGACTTTGTATTTTTCATCGTTTTATCCCTCACAGCACCCCGTGCATAGtataggcataccttgttttactgCGCTTTGTTTtcctgtgattttttaaaaagaaattgaatgtCTGTGGCAACCCCGTGTCAAACAAGACTATTGGtgctgccatttttccaacagtatttgctcacttcatgcctccgtgtcacattttggtaatctttgcaatatttcaaactttttcatcattaatatatttgttatggtgatctgtgatcagtggtctttgatgttactattgtaattggtTGGGGCACCGCAAACCATGCCCATCTAAGATGGCAAATGTAATCTATAAACGTGTGTGTCCTGACCGCTCCACCCACTGGCTGTTCcccaatctctctccctcttcttggtCCTACCTGTTCCCTGacacacaacaatattgaaattaggccaattaataaccttaCGATGGTCTCGAAGTGAAAGGGGGAGTCAGATAAAACACTAGAAAGGAAGCTTAGTGAGGAAGCACGTCGAAAGCCGAGACAGGCTGGAAGCCAGGGGCCTTGTGCCACCGTTAGCCACGTTGCGGATACAAAGGGAAAATTCTTGAAGGAAAGTGAAAATGCTGCTCCCGTGAACTCACGAATGATAAGAAAGCCAAAGTGGGGAGGGGTGTGGCTGGAGGGCTGGACACCCCTCTGGAGCTGAGTTACTTAAGACAGAAGATGATTTTCCCCTCTCTTTGGATTTCCAGCCCTTGGTTTGGGGCAAAAAGAAAACATCTGCACGTGGCAGATGAAGGAACTTGCTGTTTTATGATTTCCCCAGCAGCACGTAGGTAAATAATTATTATCAGTTTGGCGCAGTTGGGTTCAAGGGTGAATACATGAGTCTTTCAGTACTGATGGTTCTAGGGAAGGGACGGGAATCTGAGTCATTCCCATGAAGTCTTAGTGCATGAAAAAGCCAGAGGCACCTCCCAGGAGCTGGGACAGGCGGCAGAACAGGGTAGAGCTGGGTTTGGCCTTGGATTTTACAGCCAGCATCCCTGGGCAGTTGCTTTCCTTCCTGACATGTTTATACAACAGAGATGGTTGTTGCCTGGATTTAATACATGTTTTACAGTTGGTTATAATTTCTGACATTGGAAATGTCCCCACGTATCATGGAGCGGTCAAACTTCCTGaagaacagaggagaaaaattCCCCAGGATCGCCATGGCAGCGGAAATTGTCACTATGCCGGGCCATAGCCAACATCACTTTGGATCTGGACCCTGGATAATGTTGCAGTGTCCAGGCTaattgtccattcattcatttatcagtttATTTGTTCTACTAATTTGCTCCTTATTTATGACCCTACTTGGTTCTGGTCATTCTCCTGCTCTGATGTCCAGGGCAGCCTAGATGAAAAGATGAATAGTCAAGATGGGAAATTCTCTGacactttttcttaatttcctgtGCCAGCTTGTCTTTCTCAGGCCAGGCTTTAAATATTGGTGAGCAaggaaatgcaaaagacaaagCCTATCTGAACCTCACTAGGGCATGTAGTAAAATTGTGTGCAGTCTCCTTGTGGACCAGACAGACAGAGACCATGTCAGGAGCATCGGTgttgccactttctagctgtatgTCCTTGGCGAGTTACTTAGTATCTGTGACCCTCTTATCTCCTCAGCCTGCAGAGTAAGGATAAAACTAATATCTACTAGGTACCCAGAACCCTGCCAGGGCCTATGGTAAGCACATGACATGTATAATCTGATTTTTGTCTCACAACAACCATATGAAGTTAGGACAGCCAAGTCTTTCCTttcatagaagaggaaactgggaaCTTAGAGAGGTTAGTACTTGTCCTTGGTCACAGGGCTGGTTGATGGTTTAAATGTCTGAAAACCAGTTTCacacattttgttttgtattttgggtGTTCAAGGTGGAAGGGTAAATTTGGTCTCTATTAGTCCATCATGCCCTTCCAGTGTTTTGGGGAAGCTTATTCCTTAGATGGCCCCTCAGGAAGGGCTTGTAGGACAGTATTCCCCAAGTTATCATGTTCATAACATTTTTCTATGGTCTTTTTACATAGAGGTTTATTAGGTTGATGTAAAATCTGTGACATATTGTTTGAATGTGTTGGATAtgttattccattgtcttctggcatGAAGCATTGCTATCAAAAAGTCTAATGATGACGTGGTTATATTTCCCTTTTTAAGTAACTTGGTCTTTTTGCCAGGAtgcctaaaataattttttcataaagTCCAATAATTTTACCGGACTATATCTTGAAATTGGCCATATAGGTTACTTTCTCTAGGATTGTGGTATGCTCTTACACTACATAGTCACAAATTCTTTTATTTCAGGAATGGTCTCTCGAATTATATATTTTagtctttgttcttttccttcgcTTTCATGGACTTTCTTGAAAAGTCCATTATTATACATATGTTGTATCTTCTTTGCTTTATCTTTTATATCTATCGTTTTCCTTTCAGtcctttttatctcttttaaaatagctttaaaaatatgtcttccTTTCCATCTTGTCTGTATCTTAAGGCATTATTGTGTTTgttctttcttgtgtttcttctattttagtcttcatttttaaaatatttttttcttttttctagttgtgtCCCAAGTTCTGTCACTTCTCTTTTCAAAGCTTCCTATTCTCTAGTCACCTCATTTAtaagattttctaattttaatttatacttttctttaataatttttatcattttaataatacattttagctTGCTTTTTAATATTGGATTATAACTTCTATCTCTTGTATACATGTCTTTCTGGTGTGTTTTATTGTCTGGGGGGATATTTATTCTCTGGTTCttctatattattatatatacatataatactcCCCATTCTCTTGTTTCCTCAGAATTATCTTcttatgggatttgattgttttttttctgttgctcaCTTTTTATCTGCTatgcatttttcttgtttttagcaTGTAAATGTGTGTCAGAATAGCTTTTTTGGCTTCATCCCTGTAGAGttccctgggtttttttttagaataacaaAAAGTATTTTACTGAAACATAAGATTTACAGAAGTTTCCAGACAAGCCATACAAAATGGTCATCAGCTTTTACTTGAAGGGAGGATTCTACACTTGACAGCAAAGTCACAATGTTACTAGTGAGGGCTGTGATGTTTGTTTAATGTTCCCGTGTTGGTTCAAACAATGAAGCTTGTCCATCTACAGCATCTGAATAAATAGAGAGCATATTCTAAAGAACTGGTTAGCTGCTTTTAACCAGTGCAATTAGATCAccataaaaagagggaaaggagccCATAAATTAAACATAACTAcctacccccccaaaaaataaataataaagaaatcccTGCAGCTAACCCTGACAACTCTCTTCATTCACAGTGCTTTATACTTAACCCGTGATGGGGGAAATGAATAAAAGCAGAGAGGGGCCACTGTTTCTAAATGTTTCGCAGCAATCCAGATGTTACTTCTAGCCTCTGCTTGTGTTTTACAGCAGTGAATCAGGACGAGACCTAGATTTGCTAATGTGCATTTCATCACCAAAGGAGTAAAGATGTCTGGGCTTTTATGCTGCAGTGTTTCTAAGACTATGTCcattaaatggaaacaaaaaaggaagaagtcTTGGCAGAACAGGAGAAGTGATGCACACCTGATGATCAGATCGATTTAAATATTATTCGTGGCATATGGCCTAGTCCATGCTCTAGGTGTTTCTGTGGCTTGGGCTTTGTTGGTCTTCCACTGCTGCGACACATCATTTGCTAATGGATCATCCGGATTGGGAGCGCTTAACAAAGGCTTGATCAATAGCAGAACTGTGCCAGATCTGCAGTGCTGGGGACCGCTCAAAATATCTAAACATATTCTTCCCAACTTGTCTACATTAGGATGACAAATTCTGGTCATGAAACATACTTTAGGGGCTGCCACTGGGTATTCATCTGGAAGGAAGAGTTCAAGTTTAAAAGTCCCCACCTCAAAGGGGGAACCCTGGGGGCCAGCAAGGACCACATGAAAATAATAGGTGTTGCTCTCATCTGGTTCTGCTTTGATGCTGGGAACTGGTCCAACCAGCAAACGCTGGGTTTCCTTGATAATCCCATGGGGCAGCCCGGCCATCTTGTCAGATCCCAATTTGGGCCTCTGGTCTCTTCTCCCTATAGCTCCTTCTTACGTTGTTTTCACAAAATGATTAAAAGCATGGCCTCACACTCTTGGAGATCTGACGACTCTCTTCCACTCTtctgcattttttatttatttatttttggctgtgttgggtctttgttgctgcgcgcaggctttctctagttgcggcgagtgggggctacgcttggttgtggtgcgcgggcttctcattgtggtggcttctcttgttgcggagcacgggctctaggtgtacgggattcagtagttgtggcacgcgggctctagagcacaggctcagtagttggggcgcacgggcttagttgctctgtggcatgtgggatcttcctggaccaggtctcaaacccctgtcccttgcattggcaggcagattcttaaccactgtgtcaccagggaaaccccccctCTGCTTTTATCTGGacctttctttcctttgcttctacTCTCCTTATCCTGTTCAATTTGGATTCTGCTTCTATCTGTTTCTTCTCAGTCTGGATCTCTGTTTTGGAAAAGAgctttgatttgtttgtttgttttaaagattttttttttgatgtggaccatttttaaagtctttattgaatttgttacaatattgcttctggtttatgttttttggttttttggccccgaggcatgtgggatcttagcttcccgaccagggattgaacccacgtcccctgcattggaaggcaaagtcttaaccacttgaccgccagggaagcccctgatttgtTACGTTTCATGAGTTCAAGGGCCCATACTGCTCCAGTGCTATCAGCTCTGTCATATGGACCCATTGCACTTGCCCCCTTGTTGGATCCTTCAAAACCTTCCTAGTTTTCAGACTGGCCCACAGCACTTTCCAGTTAGTTCACCCTAATGACTTGGGGCTTCTTCTGTCTTAGGAGCGTTAGGAGCCCAGTTGTCGCCCTATGCACCATGCAGTCCTGTAGCTACCAGTGGGTTGTTCCCACCCCCTCGTATCAGGGGAATACTGGGGAGATCTTACCACCTAGTTTTGTTGCAGATGTTGTCCGTGGGTCTTTAGTTTTGCTATCTTTGTTGCTCTGTGGGACAATTTGGGAAGATTTAAAAATACCACCACTGTCTTCTAAGAATTCCGGTGTGTGTTGACTATTTTTTTGGTTTGCATAGTTCAGTTCTTAATCTTTTCTGTTGATCCCAAATAAGAACCAAGACTGATACAAAAGTATTACCATACGGGAGATGCAAAAGAAGTGGGGACATGGCTTCCAAATAAAGTGGTCACAGGCTGTGATTTCAGTTCCCATTAAAGAGAGCAGAACATTTCGACCATAAGAAGTGATGACCTGCCCCCTCCACTCTGGTCAGCCCCTTGGGTGCAGCATTGCATTCTGCTCTGTGCACCAGAGTTTTAACAGACACTCATCTGGAAAGTGTGTTTAGGAAGGAGAGGCAGTTTGAAAGTAGGCTACAAAAGTAATTGCTGAGGGAACGACCATAACTGGTATAATTTTCCGACTGCTGCTCTATGCCAGGCACAGTCAACAAACATTATTGCTATAATCTTTACGGCAACTCTATAAGTGCTATTCTTGTCATTTCCACTTGGTAGATGAGGCTTCAAGACATGAAGAAAGTTGTCCAAAGTAACAGAGTAAGCAGCAAAGCACAAATCTATTTGTTTCCAAACCTGTGCTTTTAGACATTTCagtaaggaaaaaattaagatttttgaaaacaatttggcaCCATATGACTCTAAGAATGTTCCAGAAGGAAGGACAGGACTAACGTGAATTGATGACTTTTTACATGCCGGTCACCGTGTAAAAGCTGTCTAACTTCatcctcaaaaacaaaaacaaacaaccaaacaaacaaacaataagaaGCATGTTTCATTACCCTAAAGGATCAGTCAGGACCCCGTCAGGAGATAGAAACCATATTTATACAACgagaaattcatttaaaaagtgttagccagggggacttccctggtggtgcagtggttaagaatccagtgcaaccaaaaaaataaaaataaaaagggttaGCCAGTTATAAAGTTGTTAATTAGGTAACTGAAAAAGTAAGAAGGAAACTAAGTTATTGCCCAGGTAGTAACTGCTGGAAGCATCTAGTACCCTGGGGCTGGCGAAGGGATGGAAGAGATTAGAATTATTAAAACTTAATAATTTTACCTAATTAATTAAATTGTAATTGGAGGAGAGGGCCTGTGGAGCTGACACTCAGATCTCTGGAGTGTAGGAGATGCTGCTAGTCTGGGGCTGAGTCTCTGAGATGCAGCCCCAAGGGGCTGGTTCTACGAAGCCTGGGAAGCTGCAGACTGGATCCCgctgctgctgtgggaaggaACTCCTGCCATGGGGTGaagcagtgtggctggagtgatgGAAAGCAGACGGGGGAGAAGCAAGTCTTGTCCTCCTCCGCCGGCCCTGCATCCTCCCTCCAGCACCCCCTATGGGCTGAACCTAAAGTAGCGCCAGCTGGCGATGCAGAAATGTGGTTTCAGCATCCCAGCCTCAGCATCACAAGGCACAGGAGAGAAGGGTGgcaggaaacggaggctcagaaacATGCTTCAGGGCTCAGGGCTGGTGAACCACTCCCACTCCACTCTACTACCCAGCTTTCTGCACCACTGGCTGCTTTATGGCCACTTTGTTCATTTCCTATGGCCCAGGGGCTGACCTAGCCTCCTTCTGGCACTTCTCTGACCTTGGCAAGAGCTCTGGCCTCCATGGGAAGCACAGCCTGACATGTGGCCTTGGAGCTCGGGTCCCAGGAGCCCTGGAGCGCGCTCTGTGCTCCCCCCCACGCCCCCAATCTCTGGTGACACATTCCCTGACTTGGCCTCAGCCCCTGCCCTCGCAGGCCCAACTTCTCAGTGGTAACTGATGCTGGGAATGAAGAGACCAGCTCAGCCCAATCTGTCACCTGCCTCTCAGAAGCCTCAGGCACCATGGCTGGGCCAAGCCCCTGAGGCAGGTCCCCAGAAAACAAGTCTGCAGGGGGCTTCACACATGCTGGCCCATGTTCTGAGGGGCAGGACATCGGTCCCAAGAACAAGGAGACTTACTCTGGGGTGGTGGGCTCGTGGGGGAGGAGGAGCCCTGTGCCACTCACCCATCCCACGCAGGCACCCCGCAAAATATGTACTGGGGGCAGACTCTGGCAGGCGCAGTGCTTGCTGTGAAAATACAGTGGTTACGAAGTTTCCGTCACCCGCCGTGATGGAACTCGTGGCCGAGTGCAGGAGCCAGACCATAGCCAAGTCAGGAGAGGAGACAGGCGGGAATTTCATTCTCTCAATTCTGGTGTGCAAAAAACGTAACGTTAGTTTTCTTTAATTCCTattcatttctgttttgaaacTTCATTTCATTGGGGGAGTACATCCTTGATGGATCACCGTTAGTTCgggtttccctttctttttctagggTTGCCTCTGGGTGCTGAAAGGCTTGTGTAGCTCCGTGGACAACTTATACTGCAGGGTCCCTGAGTGCAGCCCACTGTCCGGCAGGTCCAGCCGCTGTCCTGGGGCTCGCTCAGAGTCCCTTCCTTGGGCTTGTGCTTTTTCAAGTTCTGGCCCCAAAGCAGGGCATCAGACCCTCTCCCTGAGACCTCCCTTTCACTGGGCCTTGATGAATATTCCATAAGTACAATCGTCCCCACAAGCAAATGAATCTCTAACTGCAAATTATATCAGAGccatgaaggagaggagagggcactTTGAGTGGAGAGAGAGCTTGTTTCAGATGTGGAGGAGCCAGAAAGTTCTCCCTGAgggggtgacatttgagctgagaagtCCAGGAAATATCTAGAAGGATCTAGTGAGCAGAGGACACAAGAGCCCGTGTGAAGGCTCTGAGGGGGGAACAGGTGCCCTGGTCCGAAGGGCCCGTGGCAGCTGGTGTGAAGGGCGTGGGACCAGCCGTCCTCTGAGGGAGTTCGCTGGGGTCCATCTAAGCAGCGTCTCTCCAGCCGTCTCTGTCCTCCTGGGAGCAGGTATGTGCTCTGTGGCCACCCTGCGGCTGCCCCGTCACAGGACTGCAGGGAACTGAGAGAGCAGCTCACGGTTTACACGGAGCTTCACCCCATCTGCTTCCAGACTCTTGAGGTGGGGTCTCCTCCCCCGTGAAACCCTTCCTGACCACCCCCAGGGGGACACTACCCCGGGTCCTCAACCCACACCTGCGCGCCACCTGCGAGGTGTCTTTCCCTCCCTGACCCCACCCTGAGGTCCCTCTTGTTCCTGTCCACTTTCACCCCACTTATGGTGACGAAACAAATAATGACGAAGGCTTTCACACTCAAGTTGAGAGGCTCCATCTGTAAGCCTTCCCAGGACCTTTtgcgtttttattttatttttttctcttttttaaaaacatttttattggagtagagttgattcacaatgttattttagtttcaggtgtacagcaaagtgaatcagttatacacatacctatatccactcttttttagattctattcccatataggtcattagagagtgttgagtagagttccctgtgctatgcagtaggtccttgttgtttatctgttttatatatagtggtgtgtatatgttaatcccaaactcctaatctatccttccccctttttcccctttgttaaccataagtttgttttctatgtctgtgactctatttctgctttgtaaataagttcatttgtatcatattttagattctacacatacgtgatgtcatatggtatttgtctttctctttctgacttacttcactttgtacgataatctctaggtccatacatgttgctgcaaatggcatgatttcattcttttttatggctgagtaatattccattgtatatatgtaccacatcttctttatccattcttctgtcgatggacatttaggttgcttccgtgtcctggctattgtgaatactgctgttatgaacactagggtggggtgcatgtatcttttcgaatcatgtttttctccagatgtatgctcaggagtgggattgcaggatcagatggtagctctatttttagttttttaaggaaactccatagtgTTCTAAAGTAGGtatcttattttatccattttacaggtaagggaattgggattcagagaggttaaggcatCCATCCATCTCAACACAGTGAGGATGGTGTCAGACCCCAAACCTCTATCCCCACCGCCACACCCTGTGGCCTTGCTGTGTGTCCCATTGCCCCAGAGGCTCCAGGTCTGGGAAGGGTGTGGCAGAAGGGCTCTATGAATGTTTTCAATC
Coding sequences within:
- the LOC133097314 gene encoding ubiquitin-conjugating enzyme E2 N-like, whose amino-acid sequence is MAGLPHGIIKETQRLLVGPVPSIKAEPDESNTYYFHVVLAGPQGSPFEVGTFKLELFLPDEYPVAAPKVCFMTRICHPNVDKLGRICLDILSGPQHCRSGTVLLLIKPLLSAPNPDDPLANDVSQQWKTNKAQATETPRAWTRPYATNNI